In Arthrobacter citreus, a single genomic region encodes these proteins:
- the murI gene encoding glutamate racemase: MRIAFFDSGIGGLTVLNEALKKLPNEEFLYFADTLHVPYGTKSKEEVSAFVKKSVEMIIKEDVKALVIACNTATSIAVNELRELYDFPIIGMEPAVKPAVEMNRTTGKRVLVFATPLTLKQTKYNELISRVDDLSIVDSLPLPELVHYCEELNFDEDLMIDYFKSKLSLFKIEQYGTIVLGCTHYPFYKNILKKILPEDIQIVDGSNGTVKRLIQLLGEKDQLSESGQKNIKFMCSNNDQDYIEKTQKALNYLQNER, from the coding sequence ATGAGAATAGCTTTTTTTGACTCAGGAATTGGTGGGTTAACTGTCTTAAATGAGGCATTAAAAAAATTACCAAATGAAGAATTTTTATATTTTGCAGATACGCTTCACGTTCCATATGGGACTAAGTCTAAGGAAGAGGTAAGTGCATTTGTAAAAAAATCAGTTGAAATGATTATTAAAGAAGATGTGAAAGCACTAGTGATTGCTTGTAATACGGCGACAAGTATTGCAGTAAATGAATTAAGAGAATTGTATGACTTTCCAATTATCGGTATGGAGCCGGCTGTAAAACCAGCCGTTGAAATGAACAGAACAACTGGAAAGCGAGTATTAGTTTTTGCTACGCCATTAACGTTAAAGCAAACAAAATATAATGAGCTTATTTCAAGAGTGGACGACCTTAGTATTGTAGACTCACTTCCATTACCAGAGCTTGTTCATTATTGTGAGGAGTTAAACTTTGATGAAGATTTAATGATTGATTATTTTAAAAGTAAACTTTCATTATTTAAGATTGAGCAGTATGGAACAATCGTTCTGGGCTGTACCCATTATCCATTTTATAAAAACATATTAAAAAAGATTTTACCTGAAGATATTCAAATCGTTGATGGAAGTAATGGTACAGTAAAAAGATTAATTCAATTACTTGGTGAGAAAGACCAGTTATCTGAATCTGGTCAAAAAAATATAAAATTTATGTGTTCAAACAATGATCAAGACTATATTGAAAAGACGCAAAAGGCGTTAAACTATTTACAAAATGAAAGATAA
- a CDS encoding NUDIX domain-containing protein produces MQDELLKIFDESGKHIGVAPRSEVHKKGLWHETFHCWLLSVENKQASIYFQIRSHHKKDYPNLFDITAAGHLLFTETVEDGLREVKEELGIEVKMDDVISLGIIKNSIILETIIDHELSHVFLLKSDKPFTNFNLQKEEVSGIVKADFNHFYQFAHGLRDTILVEGFQITEADEKIPIQKSVDKNQFVSHENNYLIDVVELINKQLKGY; encoded by the coding sequence ATGCAAGATGAATTACTTAAAATTTTTGATGAATCTGGTAAACATATAGGAGTAGCACCTCGAAGTGAAGTACATAAAAAGGGATTATGGCACGAAACTTTTCATTGTTGGTTACTTAGTGTAGAAAATAAACAAGCTTCAATCTATTTTCAAATTCGTAGTCACCACAAAAAAGATTATCCGAACTTATTTGATATTACGGCTGCTGGTCACTTATTATTTACTGAAACTGTTGAAGATGGTTTAAGAGAAGTTAAAGAGGAACTTGGAATAGAAGTAAAAATGGATGATGTGATCTCTCTTGGCATTATAAAAAATTCAATCATTTTAGAAACAATTATTGATCATGAATTAAGTCATGTATTTTTACTAAAAAGCGATAAACCTTTTACTAATTTCAATCTTCAAAAAGAAGAGGTCTCTGGGATCGTGAAAGCTGATTTTAATCATTTTTATCAGTTCGCTCATGGTTTAAGAGATACAATTCTAGTTGAAGGATTTCAAATAACAGAAGCTGATGAAAAAATTCCGATTCAAAAAAGTGTCGATAAGAATCAGTTTGTTTCCCACGAAAATAATTATCTTATTGATGTAGTTGAATTAATTAATAAACAACTTAAAGGTTATTAA